A region of Panicum virgatum strain AP13 chromosome 8N, P.virgatum_v5, whole genome shotgun sequence DNA encodes the following proteins:
- the LOC120686125 gene encoding putative F-box protein At1g58310 isoform X2, whose protein sequence is MSGRRSKKASSADGGDRISGLPDEVLHRVLSHLPAPEAARTSVLARRWRDLWKSNRRLSVVFPWTSMTVSRTERLARLISQHGLRRSRSLRRPRLSIARLLSVTGDRTALAVDRLNRMVNRLLLLRDPVPLDVCSFSFDGFPRVDGAEVDVWIRHVLSWQVPVLIARLGTNVHTQLGNHSLASEHLKRLELSEVKLKGSFLDFSSCTALVYLRMHACIIGVEKIISESLISLKITHCNFDFVAVTTISVPSLLFLVLAYCEGQTPMLEVMPQLINASIKLGWFDEDRCGKDTNEDHCGEGTDEVHYGEGTDEDYHKLCRNCCGVCANCCGNDSNRDCVLLGGLSNVKCLRLDPSYQMFTIKRDLQCCPKFFNLRTLVLDNWRLNIGLEALLCFLQHTPLLEKLIIHVPKRTVGVLKSRGWWDWWQLSGEVCG, encoded by the exons AtgtcgggccgccggagcaagAAAGCGTCGAGTGCGGACGGCGGCGACCGGATCAGCGGCCTGCCGGACGAGGTCCTCCACCGCGTGCTGTCGCACCTGCCGGCGCCCGAGGCCGCGCGGACGAGCGTGCTAGCCAGGCGCTGGCGGGACCTCTGGAAGTCGAACCGTCGCCTGAGCGTCGTTTTTCCTTGGACGTCCATGACTGTCAGCAGGACCGAGAGGCTCGCGAGGTTAATATCCCAGCACGGgctccgccgcagccgcagcctccGCCGGCCTCGGTTGAGTATTGCACGCCTGCTGAGTGTCACTGGGGATAGGACTGCGCTGGCTGTTGACAGGCTGAACAGGATGGTGAACCGCCTGCTTCTGCTCCGCGACCCCGTGCCGCTCGATGTCTGCAGCTTCAGCTTTGATGGTTTTCCGCGTGTGGACGGTGCCGAAGTCGACGTCTGGATCCGCCACGTGCTGTCCTGGCAAGTTCCGGTGCTCATAGCCCGGCTTGGCACCAACGTTCACACGCAACTTGGGAACCATTCTCTTGCCTCAGAGCACCTGAAGAGGCTAGAGCTTAGTGAGGTGAAGTTGAAAGGGAGTTTTCTTGATTTCTCATCATGTACGGCGTTGGTGTATCTGAGGATGCATGCTTGCATTATTGGTGTTGAGAAGATCATCTCCGAATCACTCATAAGCCTCAAAATCACACACTGCAACTTCGACTTTGTTGCCGTAACGACTATTTCTGTCCCAagtcttctttttcttgtctTAGCTTATTGTGAAGGTCAAACTCCTATGCTTGAAGTCATGCCACAGTTGATAAACGCATCGATCAAGCTTGGATGGTTTGATGAGGATCGGTGTGGTAAAGATACCAACGAGGATCACTGTGGTGAAGGTACTGATGAGGTTCATTATGGTGAAGGTACCGATGAGGATTATCATAAGCTTTGCAGGAACTGCTGCGGTGTATGTGCAAACTGTTGTGGTAATGACAGCAACCGTGACTGTGTGCTTCTAGGGGGTTTGTCAAATGTTAAATGCTTAAGGTTGGATCCTTCCTATCAAATG TTCACTATCAAAAGGGATTTGCAATGCTGCCCCAAGTTTTTCAATTTAAGGACTTTGGTACTTGATAACTGGCGTTTGAACATTGGCTTGGAAGCACTACTCTGTTTTCTTCAACACACACCACTCCTGGAGAAGCTTATTATTCATGTGCCAAAG AGAACCGTTGGAGTGTTGAAGTCTCGAGGATGGTGGGACTGGTGGCAACTATCCGGGGAGGTGTGTGGATGA
- the LOC120686125 gene encoding putative F-box protein At1g58310 isoform X1, producing MSGRRSKKASSADGGDRISGLPDEVLHRVLSHLPAPEAARTSVLARRWRDLWKSNRRLSVVFPWTSMTVSRTERLARLISQHGLRRSRSLRRPRLSIARLLSVTGDRTALAVDRLNRMVNRLLLLRDPVPLDVCSFSFDGFPRVDGAEVDVWIRHVLSWQVPVLIARLGTNVHTQLGNHSLASEHLKRLELSEVKLKGSFLDFSSCTALVYLRMHACIIGVEKIISESLISLKITHCNFDFVAVTTISVPSLLFLVLAYCEGQTPMLEVMPQLINASIKLGWFDEDRCGKDTNEDHCGEGTDEVHYGEGTDEDYHKLCRNCCGVCANCCGNDSNRDCVLLGGLSNVKCLRLDPSYQMFTIKRDLQCCPKFFNLRTLVLDNWRLNIGLEALLCFLQHTPLLEKLIIHVPKERDQCNIVDNEFCNFIEKYVHLPYLSVVEVRYRKDGYKICHWELLKILEVSAENLKQFNIIRD from the exons AtgtcgggccgccggagcaagAAAGCGTCGAGTGCGGACGGCGGCGACCGGATCAGCGGCCTGCCGGACGAGGTCCTCCACCGCGTGCTGTCGCACCTGCCGGCGCCCGAGGCCGCGCGGACGAGCGTGCTAGCCAGGCGCTGGCGGGACCTCTGGAAGTCGAACCGTCGCCTGAGCGTCGTTTTTCCTTGGACGTCCATGACTGTCAGCAGGACCGAGAGGCTCGCGAGGTTAATATCCCAGCACGGgctccgccgcagccgcagcctccGCCGGCCTCGGTTGAGTATTGCACGCCTGCTGAGTGTCACTGGGGATAGGACTGCGCTGGCTGTTGACAGGCTGAACAGGATGGTGAACCGCCTGCTTCTGCTCCGCGACCCCGTGCCGCTCGATGTCTGCAGCTTCAGCTTTGATGGTTTTCCGCGTGTGGACGGTGCCGAAGTCGACGTCTGGATCCGCCACGTGCTGTCCTGGCAAGTTCCGGTGCTCATAGCCCGGCTTGGCACCAACGTTCACACGCAACTTGGGAACCATTCTCTTGCCTCAGAGCACCTGAAGAGGCTAGAGCTTAGTGAGGTGAAGTTGAAAGGGAGTTTTCTTGATTTCTCATCATGTACGGCGTTGGTGTATCTGAGGATGCATGCTTGCATTATTGGTGTTGAGAAGATCATCTCCGAATCACTCATAAGCCTCAAAATCACACACTGCAACTTCGACTTTGTTGCCGTAACGACTATTTCTGTCCCAagtcttctttttcttgtctTAGCTTATTGTGAAGGTCAAACTCCTATGCTTGAAGTCATGCCACAGTTGATAAACGCATCGATCAAGCTTGGATGGTTTGATGAGGATCGGTGTGGTAAAGATACCAACGAGGATCACTGTGGTGAAGGTACTGATGAGGTTCATTATGGTGAAGGTACCGATGAGGATTATCATAAGCTTTGCAGGAACTGCTGCGGTGTATGTGCAAACTGTTGTGGTAATGACAGCAACCGTGACTGTGTGCTTCTAGGGGGTTTGTCAAATGTTAAATGCTTAAGGTTGGATCCTTCCTATCAAATG TTCACTATCAAAAGGGATTTGCAATGCTGCCCCAAGTTTTTCAATTTAAGGACTTTGGTACTTGATAACTGGCGTTTGAACATTGGCTTGGAAGCACTACTCTGTTTTCTTCAACACACACCACTCCTGGAGAAGCTTATTATTCATGTGCCAAAG GAACGTGATCAGTGCAATATCGTGGACAATGAATTTTGCAATTTCATTGAAAAATACGTTCATCTGCCATATCTTAGTGTTGTTGAAGTTAGATACAGAAAGGATGGTTACAAGATTTGCCATTGGGAACTTTTGAAAATCTTGGAAGTCTCTGCAGAAAATCTGAAGCAATTCAATATCATCAGAGATTG A
- the LOC120686125 gene encoding putative F-box protein At1g58310 isoform X3 has protein sequence MSGRRSKKASSADGGDRISGLPDEVLHRVLSHLPAPEAARTSVLARRWRDLWKSNRRLSVVFPWTSMTVSRTERLARLISQHGLRRSRSLRRPRLSIARLLSVTGDRTALAVDRLNRMVNRLLLLRDPVPLDVCSFSFDGFPRVDGAEVDVWIRHVLSWQVPVLIARLGTNVHTQLGNHSLASEHLKRLELSEVKLKGSFLDFSSCTALVYLRMHACIIGVEKIISESLISLKITHCNFDFVAVTTISVPSLLFLVLAYCEGQTPMLEVMPQLINASIKLGWFDEDRCGKDTNEDHCGEGTDEVHYGEGTDEDYHKLCRNCCGVCANCCGNDSNRDCVLLGGLSNVKCLRLDPSYQMFTIKRDLQCCPKFFNLRTLVLDNWRLNIGLEALLCFLQHTPLLEKLIIHVPKGSGT, from the exons AtgtcgggccgccggagcaagAAAGCGTCGAGTGCGGACGGCGGCGACCGGATCAGCGGCCTGCCGGACGAGGTCCTCCACCGCGTGCTGTCGCACCTGCCGGCGCCCGAGGCCGCGCGGACGAGCGTGCTAGCCAGGCGCTGGCGGGACCTCTGGAAGTCGAACCGTCGCCTGAGCGTCGTTTTTCCTTGGACGTCCATGACTGTCAGCAGGACCGAGAGGCTCGCGAGGTTAATATCCCAGCACGGgctccgccgcagccgcagcctccGCCGGCCTCGGTTGAGTATTGCACGCCTGCTGAGTGTCACTGGGGATAGGACTGCGCTGGCTGTTGACAGGCTGAACAGGATGGTGAACCGCCTGCTTCTGCTCCGCGACCCCGTGCCGCTCGATGTCTGCAGCTTCAGCTTTGATGGTTTTCCGCGTGTGGACGGTGCCGAAGTCGACGTCTGGATCCGCCACGTGCTGTCCTGGCAAGTTCCGGTGCTCATAGCCCGGCTTGGCACCAACGTTCACACGCAACTTGGGAACCATTCTCTTGCCTCAGAGCACCTGAAGAGGCTAGAGCTTAGTGAGGTGAAGTTGAAAGGGAGTTTTCTTGATTTCTCATCATGTACGGCGTTGGTGTATCTGAGGATGCATGCTTGCATTATTGGTGTTGAGAAGATCATCTCCGAATCACTCATAAGCCTCAAAATCACACACTGCAACTTCGACTTTGTTGCCGTAACGACTATTTCTGTCCCAagtcttctttttcttgtctTAGCTTATTGTGAAGGTCAAACTCCTATGCTTGAAGTCATGCCACAGTTGATAAACGCATCGATCAAGCTTGGATGGTTTGATGAGGATCGGTGTGGTAAAGATACCAACGAGGATCACTGTGGTGAAGGTACTGATGAGGTTCATTATGGTGAAGGTACCGATGAGGATTATCATAAGCTTTGCAGGAACTGCTGCGGTGTATGTGCAAACTGTTGTGGTAATGACAGCAACCGTGACTGTGTGCTTCTAGGGGGTTTGTCAAATGTTAAATGCTTAAGGTTGGATCCTTCCTATCAAATG TTCACTATCAAAAGGGATTTGCAATGCTGCCCCAAGTTTTTCAATTTAAGGACTTTGGTACTTGATAACTGGCGTTTGAACATTGGCTTGGAAGCACTACTCTGTTTTCTTCAACACACACCACTCCTGGAGAAGCTTATTATTCATGTGCCAAAGG GCTCAGGAACGTGA